The following nucleotide sequence is from Pedobacter sp. PACM 27299.
GAACCGATTCCAGTATGAATCCTTGGTCTCTTCGCGTATTGTAATGCTGCAACAGCGGAATCAATGTCTTTCCTATTGGCACGTGTCAATGCACAGATGATCGGTTCTCTTATCGCTTTTGATAAGTCTACCACGCTCTGGAAATCTCCAGGGCTTGAAATAGGGAAACCTGCTTCAATCACATCTACTCCAAGTGCTTCGAGTGCTTTTGCAATTTGAATTTTCTCTGGGCTCGACAACTGGCAGCCCGGCACTTGTTCACCATCACGTAAGGTGGTGTCAAACACATAGACTCTATTAGGATCGTGTAACATAATTCTTGGTGTTTAGTTAGATTTTGAAGTATTCTGTGAAATATATTTTAAGACCAATTGACCCATTTCTTTAGTTCCAAGAACGTGGTAAGGGCTGGTCGTATCATCGGCAATGTCATTTGTTCTGTAACCTTCTTTCAATACCTGATCTACGGCATCAATGATCACTTTTGCTTCTGCCAGCAGTCCGAAGCCAATTTCCAGCATCAGAGAAACAGATAGGATAGAAGCTAGCGGATTTGCCAGATTTTTTCCGGTGATGTCATGTGCAGAGCCATGGATGGGTTCAAAGAAACCAGTGCTTTCTCCTACAGAAGCGGAAGCTAACATCCCCATAGAACCTGCAATTTGTGAAGCCTCATCAGTTAAAATATCGCCGAATAAGTTGGCTGTTAATACGACGTCAAACTGTTTCGGATCTTTGATCAATTGCATCGCTGCATTGTCGATGAACATGTGACTTGTTTCTACTTCCGGATATTGTTTTGCAACTTGCTGTACAGTTTCTCTCCATAATCTAGAGCTTTCCAATACATTGGCTTTATCTACAGAACAAAGTTTTTTTCTACGTTTCATCGCAGCTTCAAATGCTTTGTGTGCAATTCTCTCTACCTCATAACGGTGGTAGATCATTAAGTCAGAAGCTGTGTTTTTGTCTTCAGAACGGGTTTTCTCGCCGAAATAAACATCTCCGGTAAGTTCTCTGAAGAATAGAATATCGGTTCCTTTTAATATACTAGGTTTAATGCTGGAAGCATTTAACAACTCATCAAATAATAAAATCGGGCGTAGGTTAGCATATAAGCCTAATTCCTTACGGATTTTAAGTAAGCCTTGCTCTGGACGTACTTTCAAAGAAGGATCATTGTCATATAAGGCATGGCCTACTGCACCAAAAAGGATGGCGTCGCTTTTTTGTGCTTTTTCCAGCGTTTCATCAGGTAGGGGATTACCGGTTGTTTCGATTGCAGCATGGCCCATTAGCGCCTCATCATAGCTGAATTCGTGTCCGAAATTTTTAGCAATTTCTTCTAATACCGCTTTACCCCAGGTAGTGACCTCTGGGCCAATACCATCACCAGGAATGACTAATATATTTTTTTTCATTTTCTAAATGCTTTGTAATAAGTTTTCAACGGATTTTACTGCACCGTCTTCTAATAATATTCTTTTCTCTATACAGGATGGTAATTGTGATTCAAAATGGCCAACGTAAACTAACGTGGTGCCATCTTTACATAATTCATCTACCAGTTTGTTGAAATGTTGTGTTTGCTGCTGATCTAAGCCCTGACAAGGTTCATCAAGGATCAATATTGCTGGTTTTTTAACGATCGTTCTCGCCAGTAAGGTTAAGCGCTGCTTACCCAAAGGCAATTCATTCATCAGTGTGTTTTTATAGGCCGTTAAGCCGAAATACTCCACTAATTCATCTACCTGGGAATGTTTGGTAGAGCCCGGACTGCAATACAATCCTGAACTGTCGTAAAAACCAGAGGCGATGCTTTGCCAAACGGTAGCAGAGGCATCGAAATACCAGTGCAATTCCGGTGAGATTATACCAATGCGTTCTTTGATCTCCCAAATACTTTCACCTGTTCCTCTTTTATTCCCGAAAAGATAAAAGTTGTTGGCATAAGCCTGAGGATGATCTCCACTGATTAAGCTCAATAAAGTAGATTTTCCAGAACCATTATGCCCCTGTAAGATCCATTTTTCGCCTGTTTTAACCTCCCAGTTGATGTTCTTCAATACCTGCTTGTCCCCATATCTGATGTTCACATCAATCATTTTGATGATGTGTTCAGTTGTGGTTGAAGAAGGCGATGAGCCAAAAATTGAAGTAGAAATGCTTGTGGAATCTGAAACCTTCTCTTTTTGAAGAAAAGAAGGTAAAGGTTTGATGATTTCTTCCGCTTCTTCCCTAAGAGATGGAGGGGAGGAAATCTCTTTTAACTTACCTGCTTCCAAAACTGCAAAGCGATTGATGGTTGCTGGTAATTCAGTTTCATTACCAATGATGATCAATTGTGTTCCACTTTCCGATAATTCGGTCAATAAATCGTTTAGATTAGCACGGGAAAGTTTATCTAATCCATTGTAAGGTTGATCTAAGATCAACAATTGAGGTTTCGACCATACAGCCTTCACCAATTGCAATTTCTTATGTTCTCCGCTCGATAATTGTAAAAGTGCGGAGTTTTTTAAAGCAGCAAAACCTAAAGCGGTCAACAGCTGCTCTAAAGTTTCAAATGAAAGTCCTTGATCGTTTCCAAAGCGCGTTAATTCTGCGATCACTGTAGCCGTAATTGCAGTGGCTAAACTTTGGTAACGCTGCTGATAATAGAAATTAGAAGCACCTTCAAGATCTTTAAACTGGTACCAGTTGGCTACATAATAAGCTTTTGCTGGTAATGCAGAAGAAAGATCAAAATTCAGCTGAATGTCGCCCTCAAGGCTAGGGATCAAACCTGCAATTACTTTTGCTAAAGTGGTTTTTCCGCTGCCGCTTTCGCCGCATAACAACCAATTGTCATTGCGATTTATCGTCCAGCATAAATCCTGTAATACAGGTTGCTGCTGATACTTTAAATTAAGGTTGTGAATATGGACGACGGGATTTGACATTATTTTGCTTGTTCAAATTCTTCAATTAAATGCTTTTGGTTTAAGATGAAATCGATGTCATCATAACCATTGATTAAGCAGGATTTTTTATAGGCATTGATTTCAAAACCTTCTTTGGCACCAGTATCAACGATAGTTACCGTTTGATTTTCTAAATCAACTTCCAGTGCTGCAGCATGGTCTTTTTCAACAGTGCTGAAGATTTCTGCTAAGAATGCATCTGTTACCTGGATAGGCAATAGACCATTGTTCAAAGCATTTCCTTTAAAGATGTCGGCAAAGAAACTGCTGATCACTACATCGAAACCTGCATCCTGGATCGCCCATGCGGCGTGCTCACGACTACTGCCACAGCCAAAGTTTTTTCCTGCAACCAGGATTCTTCCTTTGTATGCTGGGTTATTCATGACGAAATCAGCTTTTAAAGTCTGATCACCATTGTAACGCCAATCGCGGAATAAGTTTTCACCAAAACCTTCACGGGTCGTCGCTTTTAAGAACCTTGCCGGAATGATCTGATCCGTATCAATGTTCTCTATGTTTAAAGGCACAATTGCCGAGGTTAACTTTTCAAATTTTCTCATGATTCTTCGGATTAAGCGTGTACAGGTTCGTCTAATAAAGTTCTTACATCGGTTACCTTACCCGTAATTGCTGCTGCTGCCGCGGTTAACGGACTGGCTAAAAATGTACGGGAATCCGGACCTTGTCTGCCTTCAAAGTTTCTGTTAGAAGTAGACACACAGTATTTTCCAGCAGGGATTTTATCCTCATTCATTCCTAAACAAGCACTGCATCCTGGTTCACGCAATTGAAAACCTGCCGATTCAAAGATCTTATCCAAGCCTTCAGCAATCGCTTGTTGCTCCACTTGTTTAGAACCCGGAACAATCCATGCAATTACATTTTCTGCTTTCTGGCGACCTTTTACAAATTCTGCCACCTCACGCAAATCCTCAATTCTGGAATTGGTGCAGCTGCCGATAAATACATAATCAATCGCTTTTCCTACCAATTCAGTATCTTCCTTGATGCCCATGTAATCCAAAGCTTTCTGGAAGGAAGCTTGTTCAGAAACCGCCTGATCCCCTGTAGCAGGGATGTGTGCGGCAATGCCCATACCCATACCCGGATTTGTTCCGTAAGTAATCATAGGGCTGATGTCTGCTGCGTCAAACGTTAATACGCTATCAAACTTCGCATCAGCATCGCTATATAATGTTTTCCAGTAAGCTAAAGCTTTATCCCACTCTTCGCCTGCCGGAGCAAATTCTCTTCCTTTGATATAATCATAAGTGATCTGGTCAGGGGCAATTAAACCACCTCTGGCACCCATTTCAATACTCATATTACAGATCGTCATTCTCGCTTCCATACTCAAAGCTTCAATAGTCGACCCAGCATATTCGATAAAATAACCTGTACCACCGGCAGCAGATATCTTAGCAATAATGTATAGAATAATGTCTTTAGCAGAAACACCTTTACCTAACTCCCCGTTTACCTCGATTTTCATCGTTTTCGGGCGCTGTTGTAATAAACATTGTGTTGCAAAAACCTGCTCTACCTGTGAAGTACCGATTCCAAAAGCAATCGCACCGAAAGCACCATGTGTAGAAGTATGACTATCGCCGCAAACCATGGTTTTTCCTGGAAGCGTGATGCCCAATTCCGGACCGATCACGTGAACAATCCCTTGGAAAGGATGACCCAAACCATACAACTCGATACCGAATTCTGCACAGTTTTTAGTCAGCATATCCACCTGAAAACGCGAAAGTTCCTCTTTAATCGGCTGCAGCTGATTTAAAGTTGGAACGTTATGATCTGCGGTCGCAACAGTTTGCTGCGGGCGGAAAACAGGCAAGCCTCTTTTGCGTAAACCATCAAATGCCTGAGGTGAAGTCACTTCATGGATCAAATGGGTATCGATATATAAAATATCAGGGAAACCAGCTTCGCTTTTTACAACATGCGCATCCCAAATCTTTTCTACTAATGTTTTTGACATCTTTTATTCTTTTTAAATGGCTGAAGTCATGTAGACTTCAGCCGTTTTTTATGATTAGGCAGTTTTAATTGATTTCATTGCGGTCATCGCTTTTCTCAGCTCAGCACCAACAAGTTCCACCTGATGTGAACGAATCACTTCATTTACTGCGATTAATGCTCTGTTATCCACAGCACCATCTTTACCTTCATTGTAGTTCTTACCTACCAATTCAGTATCTACCGTTTTCATGAAGTCAGCAAGTAATGGTTTACAAGCCTGATCAAATAAGTAACAGCCATATTCAGCTGTATCAGAAATTACTCGGTTCATTTCGAACAATTTCTTACGTGCTATCGTGTTTGCGATTAGTGGAGTTTCGTGTAATGACTCATAGTAAGCCGACTCAGGTTTGATCCCTGCTTCCACCATCGTTTCGAAAGCCAATTCCACACCCGCTCTCACGAAAGCAACCATTAAAGTATAGTTATCGAAATATTCCTGCTCCCCGATTTTAACATCACCTGCTGGTGTTTTCTCAAAAGCAGTTTCACCGGTTTCAGCACGCCAAGCCAATAGGTTTTTATCACCATTTGCCCAGTCTTCCATCATGATGCGGCTAAATTCACCACTCATGATATCATCCTGATGCTTTTGGAACAATGGACGCATGATAGTTTTCAATTCTTCAGAGATTTCAAAAGCTTTGATTTTAGCAATATTGCTCAATCTGTCCATCATCGCAGTGATACCACCTTGTTTCAAAGCTTCAGTAATCACTTCCACACCATATTGAACCAATTTAGAAGCATAACCTGGATCGATTCCTTTTTCTACCATTTTATCAAATGATAAGATAGAACCAGTCTGTAATAAACCACAAAGAATCGTTTGCTCACCCATTAAATCAGATTTCACTTCTGCAACGAAAGATGATTTCAAGACACCGGCTTTATGGCCGCCTGTACCCACGCAATAAGCTTTAGCCTGTAATAGACCCTT
It contains:
- the leuB gene encoding 3-isopropylmalate dehydrogenase is translated as MKKNILVIPGDGIGPEVTTWGKAVLEEIAKNFGHEFSYDEALMGHAAIETTGNPLPDETLEKAQKSDAILFGAVGHALYDNDPSLKVRPEQGLLKIRKELGLYANLRPILLFDELLNASSIKPSILKGTDILFFRELTGDVYFGEKTRSEDKNTASDLMIYHRYEVERIAHKAFEAAMKRRKKLCSVDKANVLESSRLWRETVQQVAKQYPEVETSHMFIDNAAMQLIKDPKQFDVVLTANLFGDILTDEASQIAGSMGMLASASVGESTGFFEPIHGSAHDITGKNLANPLASILSVSLMLEIGFGLLAEAKVIIDAVDQVLKEGYRTNDIADDTTSPYHVLGTKEMGQLVLKYISQNTSKSN
- a CDS encoding ATP-binding cassette domain-containing protein; its protein translation is MSNPVVHIHNLNLKYQQQPVLQDLCWTINRNDNWLLCGESGSGKTTLAKVIAGLIPSLEGDIQLNFDLSSALPAKAYYVANWYQFKDLEGASNFYYQQRYQSLATAITATVIAELTRFGNDQGLSFETLEQLLTALGFAALKNSALLQLSSGEHKKLQLVKAVWSKPQLLILDQPYNGLDKLSRANLNDLLTELSESGTQLIIIGNETELPATINRFAVLEAGKLKEISSPPSLREEAEEIIKPLPSFLQKEKVSDSTSISTSIFGSSPSSTTTEHIIKMIDVNIRYGDKQVLKNINWEVKTGEKWILQGHNGSGKSTLLSLISGDHPQAYANNFYLFGNKRGTGESIWEIKERIGIISPELHWYFDASATVWQSIASGFYDSSGLYCSPGSTKHSQVDELVEYFGLTAYKNTLMNELPLGKQRLTLLARTIVKKPAILILDEPCQGLDQQQTQHFNKLVDELCKDGTTLVYVGHFESQLPSCIEKRILLEDGAVKSVENLLQSI
- the leuD gene encoding 3-isopropylmalate dehydratase small subunit; the encoded protein is MRKFEKLTSAIVPLNIENIDTDQIIPARFLKATTREGFGENLFRDWRYNGDQTLKADFVMNNPAYKGRILVAGKNFGCGSSREHAAWAIQDAGFDVVISSFFADIFKGNALNNGLLPIQVTDAFLAEIFSTVEKDHAAALEVDLENQTVTIVDTGAKEGFEINAYKKSCLINGYDDIDFILNQKHLIEEFEQAK
- the leuC gene encoding 3-isopropylmalate dehydratase large subunit, which produces MSKTLVEKIWDAHVVKSEAGFPDILYIDTHLIHEVTSPQAFDGLRKRGLPVFRPQQTVATADHNVPTLNQLQPIKEELSRFQVDMLTKNCAEFGIELYGLGHPFQGIVHVIGPELGITLPGKTMVCGDSHTSTHGAFGAIAFGIGTSQVEQVFATQCLLQQRPKTMKIEVNGELGKGVSAKDIILYIIAKISAAGGTGYFIEYAGSTIEALSMEARMTICNMSIEMGARGGLIAPDQITYDYIKGREFAPAGEEWDKALAYWKTLYSDADAKFDSVLTFDAADISPMITYGTNPGMGMGIAAHIPATGDQAVSEQASFQKALDYMGIKEDTELVGKAIDYVFIGSCTNSRIEDLREVAEFVKGRQKAENVIAWIVPGSKQVEQQAIAEGLDKIFESAGFQLREPGCSACLGMNEDKIPAGKYCVSTSNRNFEGRQGPDSRTFLASPLTAAAAAITGKVTDVRTLLDEPVHA
- the ilvC gene encoding ketol-acid reductoisomerase, whose protein sequence is MSNYFNTLPLREKLNQLGVCDFMDSSEFLDGVNALKGKKLVVIGCGAQGLNQGLNLRDSGLDVSYTLRKEAIEGKRDSWKNATENNFTVGTYEELIPTADVVINLTPDKQHTAVVTAVMPLMKSGATLLYSHGFNIVEEGMQIRKDLTVIMVAPKCPGSEVRAEYVRGFGVPTLIAVHPENDPEGKGLLQAKAYCVGTGGHKAGVLKSSFVAEVKSDLMGEQTILCGLLQTGSILSFDKMVEKGIDPGYASKLVQYGVEVITEALKQGGITAMMDRLSNIAKIKAFEISEELKTIMRPLFQKHQDDIMSGEFSRIMMEDWANGDKNLLAWRAETGETAFEKTPAGDVKIGEQEYFDNYTLMVAFVRAGVELAFETMVEAGIKPESAYYESLHETPLIANTIARKKLFEMNRVISDTAEYGCYLFDQACKPLLADFMKTVDTELVGKNYNEGKDGAVDNRALIAVNEVIRSHQVELVGAELRKAMTAMKSIKTA